The Natronomonas salsuginis genomic sequence GTTGCCGGCCTTGACGAACGGCTTCTCCGTCCGACCGCCACCGGCGACGACGCCAATCGTAGCGCGGCACTCGGGCGACAGCCGTCGAACCTCACCGCTCGGCAGTTGAACGACCGCGGCGTTCCGATCGTGGGTCATAAGCGTCGCACTCACGCCGCTGGCGCGGGCGAACTTCCCACCGTCACCAGGCTGTCGTTCGACGTTACATACCGGGATTCCTTCGGGGATCTCGGCCAGCGGCATCGTGTTGCCGGGCTCGATCTCCGCGGAGACGCCGATCTGAATCTCGTCGCCGACCGCGACACCCTCGGGGGCGAGGACGAGCCGTCGGTCGCCGTCGTCGAACTCGACATCGGCGAGCGGCGCGGATCGTGCGGGGTCGTGCTCGATCCCGACGATCTCGCCGGTCACGAGATCCGTGTCTTCGAGGCTTCGGTGCGAGAGATTCGCCTTGTACCGGTGCGACGGGGCGCGGAACGTCGACGTCCCGCGACCACGCCGCTGTCCTTGGATTCTGCGTCCCATGATCAGAACACCCCGATCCGCGATGCGACTTCCTGTGCGTCGTCGTCGTCCGAGAGCGTGACCGTCGCCTTCTTGTCACCCTTCATTCGCATCTGGGTGTTGACGGCGTCGACGGAGACGTCGAACTGCTGTTCGACGGCCTCGGCGATCTCGGGTTTCGTCGCCTCGGGCAGACAGACGAACTGCAGTTTGTTCTCGAAGTCCATGTCGTTCATGGCCTTCTCCGTGACGAGGGGGTGTTTGAGCGTCATCGCTCGGCCACCTCCTCGAGTGCGCTTTCGGTCCACAGCGTGAGTCGCCCCGCGTGCGTACCGGGCGCGAGGTTCTCGACGTTGACCTCAGCTGCGGTCGCCACGTCGGCACCCGCGAGGTTGCGGGCCGCCAGCGAGGGCTCCTCGCTCGTGACGACGAGGATCGACTTCGGCTCCGTGTACTTCCGTCCGCGGGTCGTCCCGCGGCCGGCACGGACCGATTTGCCGTCCTCGGCGCGCTCGACATCGGCGTACACGCCGAGAGAGTCGAGCGCTGCGACCGCGTGCTTCGTCTTGACGAGTTCTTCGAACTCGTCGGAAACGACGAGCGGAAGCTCGACGTCGCCGAAGGCGTGGCCGCGCTCGGCGACGCGTTCGGCGTCCGCGGTCGCGGCGATCGCGCTTCTGGTCGCGAGCTTTCGCTCCTTCGTGTTGATCTCGAGTCCGCGGTCCTTCTCGGCCTTCGGCGGGTGCGCCGCGCGACCGGAGACGGCCTGCGGCACCTCGCGTGCGCGCCCGTTCTGTCTCGGGATATGCGCCAGCCCGCGGCCGCTGCCGAGGGACTCCGCCGGGGTCCGAAGCCCCGCGTACTCGTCGGTACCAGTGTCTTGCTGTCGGTTGGCCTGTGCGGCGAGGACTGCGCGCTTGATCAGATCGGGCCGGAAGGCCGTCTCGAAGACGGCCGGCAGCTCGACCTCGCCCGCGTCGTCGCCGTCCAGGTCACGTACTGTTGCCTGCATGATTTAGCCCTGGTTGGAGACGGTGGAAACGTACCGGACCTCGGGGTCGAGGCGCGGTTGATCGGCCGGTCGCACCGCCGGGCGGAACCGAACGAGACGTTTGTCGGGACCCGGAACCGAGCCCTTCACGAGGGCGTACGGACCCGAAACCTCGCCGTAGTTGACGAAGCCACCGTCGGGGGTGACCTCGTCGTCGCCGAGTGCGACGAGCCGCTTGTTCAGTTCGGTCCGCTGGTGGTAGCCGGTCTGGCCCTGCTGGGGAACCGTCGAGCGGACCCGCGATGGGTTCCACGGGCCGAGGTTGCCGATGCGTCGGCGCCAGCCCTGGCGGGCGTGTTTGCCCTTCCGCTTTTGGACGCCCCATCGCTTGACGGGGCCCTGGGTTCCCTTCCCCTTCGTGATGCCCGCGACGTCGGCGTACTGGCCGGCGCGGAACACGTCGGTGACGGCGTGTTCGCCGCCATCGTCGACGAGGCCGAGTCCGAACTCGACTCGCTCTTCGAGGGAGCCGCCGCCGACGCGTGTCTCCATGACATCGGGGCGCTTCTTCGGGACGCTCGAAACGGATCGCGGGACGGTGTGGGTGATCACCCGCACGTCGGCGAGGGCACCCGCATCGAGCGCCTCGCGGATCTGGCTTTCGGCGTCGCCGGACTGTTCTTCTGGGACGGAGAGCGCGCGCCCGAGATCCTCGTGGACCTCGTCGGCCCAGAGCTCGGTCAGCGGTCGCTTTCCGTACGGCGTGTCTTCGTAAGCTCGAACGGCGACAGCCCGCATCGGTGGCGTCTCGACGACGGTCACCGGAACGGTCTCCTCTTGGCCCTCTCGGGGGGAGTTGGGTTCGTCGTTGATCGTCACGACGTGACTCATGCCGGCTTTGTATCCGGCGAAGCCCTGTAACCCAGGCTGCCCTTCATCGTCCGGCCAGGAGTTAAAGCGCGGGACCTCACTGGCCGCACGGCTGCGGGGGCTGAAGCCCATCGAGCCTTTTCGTGGTCTGCTTGGTTGTGGCATTTATCTCACTCCAGTGTGAGGGGGGCAAGGGTCGCGAACAGAGCTTCCTCCGTTCGGACGACCTCGCTACCCTGGTTCGGAACCGTATTGAGCCAAAGGTCGAACCGCGCTTTCGGTTCATCTTCGATCGTCTCCGCGCGAGGCTCACAGTCGAGGATCTCCGGCAGCCCCCGTTCGGGGGCGCCGAAGACGACCGTGAGTCCGTCGGTA encodes the following:
- a CDS encoding 50S ribosomal protein L2, translated to MGRRIQGQRRGRGTSTFRAPSHRYKANLSHRSLEDTDLVTGEIVGIEHDPARSAPLADVEFDDGDRRLVLAPEGVAVGDEIQIGVSAEIEPGNTMPLAEIPEGIPVCNVERQPGDGGKFARASGVSATLMTHDRNAAVVQLPSGEVRRLSPECRATIGVVAGGGRTEKPFVKAGNKYHKMKSRGSKYPRVRGVAMNAVDHPFGGGGRQHPGKPKSVSRNAPPGRKVGDIASKRTGRGGKGGRE
- a CDS encoding 50S ribosomal protein L23, whose translation is MTLKHPLVTEKAMNDMDFENKLQFVCLPEATKPEIAEAVEQQFDVSVDAVNTQMRMKGDKKATVTLSDDDDAQEVASRIGVF
- the rpl4p gene encoding 50S ribosomal protein L4 gives rise to the protein MQATVRDLDGDDAGEVELPAVFETAFRPDLIKRAVLAAQANRQQDTGTDEYAGLRTPAESLGSGRGLAHIPRQNGRAREVPQAVSGRAAHPPKAEKDRGLEINTKERKLATRSAIAATADAERVAERGHAFGDVELPLVVSDEFEELVKTKHAVAALDSLGVYADVERAEDGKSVRAGRGTTRGRKYTEPKSILVVTSEEPSLAARNLAGADVATAAEVNVENLAPGTHAGRLTLWTESALEEVAER
- a CDS encoding 50S ribosomal protein L3; this translates as MPQPSRPRKGSMGFSPRSRAASEVPRFNSWPDDEGQPGLQGFAGYKAGMSHVVTINDEPNSPREGQEETVPVTVVETPPMRAVAVRAYEDTPYGKRPLTELWADEVHEDLGRALSVPEEQSGDAESQIREALDAGALADVRVITHTVPRSVSSVPKKRPDVMETRVGGGSLEERVEFGLGLVDDGGEHAVTDVFRAGQYADVAGITKGKGTQGPVKRWGVQKRKGKHARQGWRRRIGNLGPWNPSRVRSTVPQQGQTGYHQRTELNKRLVALGDDEVTPDGGFVNYGEVSGPYALVKGSVPGPDKRLVRFRPAVRPADQPRLDPEVRYVSTVSNQG